CCTCTATCCTGCTATTTCTTCCGGAACGATATCCTGCAGTTTGGCTTTGCGAAGTTTCTCTAGCGGAGGCAAAAGCTTTCTGATATATAGAGAGAATATTCTCCGAATTCTTATAACTCTCAAATGCGTTTCTGATCTCTTGTGTGGCGGTCCTTCTAGTTTGAGATGCAGTTAGTTTTGCCTGCTTTCTCGCAGACTCCGCAGTCTTCAAGTCCGCCATCTGTGAGAGAGGAGTCAAAGGCATAGTGATCTGCAACTGAGCCGTGATATCTTTACTGGTAGTCGTTCCCGGATAAGGAAGAGAATAATAATTGTTTAATGCGATTGTAGGAGCAAACGCTACCCAGGCCTTGCTTTTCTGAGCCTCTGCAACTTTCACGCTTTGATCTGCAGCAAGAATATCATATCTTTTAGATAGAAATTCATCCACTCCAACACCTATTGGAACCGCAGGAAGATCCGAAAGGAAGTTTGCAATAGAGATCGGCTTATCTATTCCCACCATAGTGGAAAGAGTGATACGCACCTGCTCCAATTGGAATTTCGCATCCGCTAAAACTGCTTCCGCATTAGAAAGACTTGTCTCCGAGTTAAGTAGATCGGATCTCATGATCCTTCCCACCGAATACATTCTTTTACGCTCGTCCAAGGCGTCCTTGTTCAAGTCAAAGGACTCTTGCGAATATTTCACACTCTCTTGGAGTTGCAGAAAATTGAAATATGCCTGAGCAAGTTCCAAATACATTCTTCCTGCTTCGTGCTTAGCTTCTAATCTTCTCTGCTCGGCAAGATTCCTGCCGGCTTTATAATCTTGGTAAGAAGAAAAGGCAGCTGTGATCGGAACCGAGAGCAATAGACGAGAACCGGCGCCCACAGTAGGCGGTAAGCTACTGGAACTACTGGAAGGGATGAGAGAAGTCCAATCCCCTTTTTGGATCGCTTGGTATGTTTTATAATTCTGTAATAGAGTCGGCTGGGCAGTGTGACCAGGAACCGCATAGAATTTGTTGAATACGTAAGATAGTGTAGGAAGAAATCCAGCAAACGCCTTGTCTTTTTGAGCCAAGGCTTGTTCAGTAGCTTCGTTCTTTAAGGCGATCCTTTCCGTTCTTTCTACTGCGAGAACATAAAGATCATCCAGATCGTACGATTCCTTCGAACTTACCTTTTCCACATCTTGGGTAGTAACTCCAGTGATTGTCTTCAAGCTTTCCTCGACCACTCCATCGGCCACCTTCACATCTGGAGTCGAAGAGCAGGAAGCAAACACAAAGAATGTAGTAAGAGGTAAAATAACGTATTTATAATATTTATTTTGAAAGTTTATATGATTCATTCGTTTCTTTTTCCATCAAATAATAAGCGGCTGGAACGACCACTAAAGTAATCAGAGTGGAAACTATAAGTCCGCCTAAAATGGTAATCGCCATCGGGATCCTTGTTTCTGCCCCCGGCCCCAATGCTAATGCGGGAGGAATTGCTGCCGCAATAGAAGAGAAGGTAGTCATTAATACTGGCCTTAAACGCACAGGGCATCCGAGACGGATCGCATCCGGGATATTCTTGCCTTCCTTTCTCACATGGTTCACGAATTCAACAAGAAGGATGGAGTTCTTCTTCACGAGACCCAAGAGAAGGATTAGTCCGATAAAACTATACA
Above is a window of Leptospira semungkisensis DNA encoding:
- a CDS encoding TolC family protein; protein product: MNHINFQNKYYKYVILPLTTFFVFASCSSTPDVKVADGVVEESLKTITGVTTQDVEKVSSKESYDLDDLYVLAVERTERIALKNEATEQALAQKDKAFAGFLPTLSYVFNKFYAVPGHTAQPTLLQNYKTYQAIQKGDWTSLIPSSSSSSLPPTVGAGSRLLLSVPITAAFSSYQDYKAGRNLAEQRRLEAKHEAGRMYLELAQAYFNFLQLQESVKYSQESFDLNKDALDERKRMYSVGRIMRSDLLNSETSLSNAEAVLADAKFQLEQVRITLSTMVGIDKPISIANFLSDLPAVPIGVGVDEFLSKRYDILAADQSVKVAEAQKSKAWVAFAPTIALNNYYSLPYPGTTTSKDITAQLQITMPLTPLSQMADLKTAESARKQAKLTASQTRRTATQEIRNAFESYKNSENILSIYQKAFASARETSQSQTAGYRSGRNSRIEAISSRIGMISAEMTYRRMFHQHALNRVALGVSIGELPHLPGEKKEKD